GCTCAAAACATCGTAAATAAATCAATTGAAGCTCATGGTGGCTCACAGCTAAGCCATGCTCAGTTTAGCTTTGACTTTCGCAAAAAACATATTGAAGTAGCGCTGGACGAAGGCCACTATGTATACGAAAGTATACTTAACGACTCAATTGATCGGGTACATGACAAACTGAGCAATGAGGGCTTTAGCCGCTCAGTAAATGGCAATACGCTTAAGCTTTCAGAAGAAGACCAGCAACGCTATGGAAACACTTTAAATTCGGTAGTGTATTTTGCTCTTTTACCCTACCACCTTAATGACCCGGCAGCAAACAAAGAGCTATTAGGTGAGACTACTATTAAAGGTGAACCTTACTATGAAATTAAGGTTACTTTTGACCAGGAAGGGGGGGGCACCGACCACGATGACGTATTTGTTTACTGGATACACCAGACTAAATATACAATGGATTACCTTGCCTATTCATTTCAGGTAAATGGCGGAGGTACACGTTTTCGTGAGGCTTATAACATCCGCCAGATTGAAGGGATTCGTTTTGCCGACTACATCAACTATGAGAGTACGGTTCAGGATTT
This window of the Porifericola rhodea genome carries:
- a CDS encoding DUF6503 family protein yields the protein MMNRTFWGLLLAAFLFACKPQNKAQNIVNKSIEAHGGSQLSHAQFSFDFRKKHIEVALDEGHYVYESILNDSIDRVHDKLSNEGFSRSVNGNTLKLSEEDQQRYGNTLNSVVYFALLPYHLNDPAANKELLGETTIKGEPYYEIKVTFDQEGGGTDHDDVFVYWIHQTKYTMDYLAYSFQVNGGGTRFREAYNIRQIEGIRFADYINYESTVQDFALEDYESLFEEGKVEELSRIRLENVEVSSTKNNTLAKN